A region from the Aegilops tauschii subsp. strangulata cultivar AL8/78 chromosome 5, Aet v6.0, whole genome shotgun sequence genome encodes:
- the LOC120964065 gene encoding uncharacterized protein isoform X1, translating into MDPDPATDTTLVFEKDVLETVFTQAAPYVARLNMRPVRTDLLIGSTELHALVSVDSSTLTELPKSVQFYNQKKAAIVQKKVGQLPGCSITILFTDRMHNPLPPVQFADLDPNDNVCEKVVSLFPYMDGISMFNGHVVLNNCTSMGRGGTIQPGSADLFAFTCTNAVLFHIARNDDEAKLVAEHLRKIAGAAVFNLKGEVVGILSSYARGYDVKLAKKSSYFKKHFDKLGDKQVK; encoded by the exons ATGGATCCCGATCCCGCCACTGACACCACTCTT GTTTTTGAAAAAGATGTACTGGAAACAGTTTTTACTCAAGCTGCACCTTATGTTGCAAGGCTTAATATGCGGCCCGTCCGTACAGACCTCCTTATTGGATCAACAGAATTGCATGCTTTGGTATCTGTTGACTCTTCTACGCTGACCGAATTGCCCAAATCGGTTCAGTTTTATAATCAGAAGAAAGCTGCAATTGTTCAGAAGAAGGTGGGGCAACTTCCTGGGTGCAGTATTACTATCCTGTTTACAGACCGCATGCACAACCCGCTGCCTCCTGTTCAATTTGCTGATTTGGATCCCAATGACAATGTGTGTGAGAAGGTGGTGTCTCTTTTCCCCTATATGGATGGAATTTCTATGTTCAATGGACATGTTGT GTTAAATAATTGCACTTCCATGGGTAGGGGGGGAACTATTCAGCCAGGATCCGCAGACTTGTTTGCATTTACTTGCACAAACGCGGTCCTATTTCACATAGCAAGAAACGATGATGAAGCAAAACTGGTAGCAGAACATCTTCGAAAGATTGCTGGTGCTGCTGTGTTCAACTTAAAGGGCGAGGTTGTTGGCATACTAAGTTCGTATGCTAGAGGTTATGATGTGAAACTGGCCAAGAAGTCATCTTACTTTAAAAAGCACTTTGATAAACTGGGAGACAAACAAGTGAAGTGA
- the LOC120964065 gene encoding uncharacterized protein isoform X2 — protein sequence MDPDPATDTTLVFEKDVLETVFTQAAPYVARLNMRPVRTDLLIGSTELHALVSVDSSTLTELPKSVQFYNQKKAAIVQKKVGQLPGCSITILFTDRMHNPLPPVQFADLDPNDNVCEKVVSLFPYMDGISMFNGHVVLNNCTSMGRGGTIQPGSADLFAFTCTNAVLFHIARNDDEAKLVAEHLRKIAGAAVFNLKGEGQGKFSKSEIPRKPNI from the exons ATGGATCCCGATCCCGCCACTGACACCACTCTT GTTTTTGAAAAAGATGTACTGGAAACAGTTTTTACTCAAGCTGCACCTTATGTTGCAAGGCTTAATATGCGGCCCGTCCGTACAGACCTCCTTATTGGATCAACAGAATTGCATGCTTTGGTATCTGTTGACTCTTCTACGCTGACCGAATTGCCCAAATCGGTTCAGTTTTATAATCAGAAGAAAGCTGCAATTGTTCAGAAGAAGGTGGGGCAACTTCCTGGGTGCAGTATTACTATCCTGTTTACAGACCGCATGCACAACCCGCTGCCTCCTGTTCAATTTGCTGATTTGGATCCCAATGACAATGTGTGTGAGAAGGTGGTGTCTCTTTTCCCCTATATGGATGGAATTTCTATGTTCAATGGACATGTTGT GTTAAATAATTGCACTTCCATGGGTAGGGGGGGAACTATTCAGCCAGGATCCGCAGACTTGTTTGCATTTACTTGCACAAACGCGGTCCTATTTCACATAGCAAGAAACGATGATGAAGCAAAACTGGTAGCAGAACATCTTCGAAAGATTGCTGGTGCTGCTGTGTTCAACTTAAAGGGCGAG GGGCAGGGGAAGTTCTCTAAGTCGGAGATCCCGAGGAAGCCTAATATCTGA